Part of the Spartobacteria bacterium genome, ATAGTATAAATCGAAATGTTGCGCGTCTCATGCGAACGGGTATGGAGGAAGCATATAAAGAAGCATTCCAGGCCTCGACCATAGACGATTTAGCGAGTTCCTACTATCGCCTGTCAGATAAAACGGTCTCACCAGCACTCTTTCGCATGGATGGCAGTGTTGTTTTTTGTCCGAAAGGCAGGGTGCTCGCCGATTCGCTCAAAGAAACCGTTCTGGAAACAATAGGAAGCGGCGATGGTGCATTTGCCGTGTATGATGACACGGTCAGCCGGCACTGGCTTTGTTTTAAACTGGTTTCGGACTGGGACTGGATTGTCGTTTATGATGTGCCTTACGCATCGAAATACAAAAATTTATATCAGTTCCGCCGCATCTTTCTGTTGGTGGTCGGTCCAATTGCTTTGGTTGTGCTGGGACTGGTCTATGGCATTCTTTCGAAATTTATCCAGCCGATTCTTCATCTCACGCGTGCTTCTGTTGCATTTGCTGATGGAGGTACGCTGCTGCCGATTAAAAAACGGGGCAGGGACGAGGTGGGAATACTAACTGACGCATTTATTGACATGCGTACCTCTATTTCTGAAAAAATTGAATATATTGCCAGGCAGAATGAGGAGTTACGCATTGAGATGCTGGAGCGTCAGCGAGCAGAGGAGGCCATTCGTAATAGTGAACGGAATCTGGAGATTACGCTCAATTCCATTGGGGATGCCGTCATTGCAACGGACGGAAAAAGCAATATCACCCGGATGAATCCCATCGCAGAAAACCTCACTCAATGGCCTCAGCATGAGGCACTCAATAAGCCGCTGAGTGAAGTGCTGCACTTGATTGATGCTGAAACGCGTACAGCTTGTCCGGATCCCGTTCAGCAGATTATTAATTCTGGTAAAACCGTCAGTTTACAGGAACATACGCTGCTCATTTCTCGCAAAGGGGATGAGTGCCGTATCGCTGACAGTGGAGCTCCTATCAGGAACAGTGATGGCGACATTGTGGGGGCGGTGCTGGTTTTCCGTGATGTGACGGAGGAGTACATGCTTCAGCGCCGGCTTATTCAAGCACAGAAAATGGAAGCGATTGGAACCCTGACCGGCGGTATTGCACATGATTTTAATAATATTATATCAGGTGTCATCGGGCCGTTGTCCATGATCGAGAACAGGGTTGGAAAGGAACGTCCTGAAAATTGGGAGCGTTTTGAGACCTACTTTGATATGATTAAGAAAAATAGCTATCGCGCCGCTGATATGATTCGGCAACTGCTGATGCTGTCCCATGAACAGGATATGTTTTTTTCTGATACGGATATCATTGAGGCTCTTCGACACGTTATCCAGATCGCGGAAGGAAGTTTCGATAAATCGGTTGTTATTGAAGCCGAACTGCCGGAAAAAATCTGTCGAATAAATGGCAATGCGACCCAGATTGAACAGGTTTTTCTCAATATAATGATCAATGCAGCTCATTCGATGACAATTATGCGTGCTGATGAGCGAGACTGGGGCGGTACATTGCATATTAATTGCCAATTGGTGTCTATACGCCAAAGTGCAAACGATTCGGAATTGCATCTGGCAGAAGGTGATTACTGGGTTGTACGTATCAGCGATACCGGAGTGGGGATGAAGCCTTCCATGCAGGCCAGGATTTTTGATCCCTTCTTTAGTACAAAGGACAAAGGATCAGGGACGGGGCTGGGGCTATCCATGGCCTACAACTTGGTAAAACAGCATGGAGGCAGCATTTCCGTTTATTCAGAAGTGAAGACGGGCTCCTGTTTTTCGATTTATCTGCCTGTGAGCAATAAGGATACGGTAATTCAGCACGAGAAGAACGTAACTGATGCACTTACTGCGGGGAGTGGGCTCGTTCTTGTTGTCGATGACGAAGAGAGCTTACGCATGGTCGCACAGGAAATGCTGCACGACTGCGGGTATGAGACCATTGAAGCGAATAACGGACGTGACGCACTGACGTTGTTCAAGGAACGAAAAGAGGACATTCGGTGTGTATTGCTCGATATGCTGATGCCGGGTATTTCCGGGCAGGAAACCTATAT contains:
- a CDS encoding response regulator, with the translated sequence MMASCNLFSSIRTKLLLLVLLCFAGLFVSTFLIANYQLKAIIDRSQEELYRGEVARIENSINRNVARLMRTGMEEAYKEAFQASTIDDLASSYYRLSDKTVSPALFRMDGSVVFCPKGRVLADSLKETVLETIGSGDGAFAVYDDTVSRHWLCFKLVSDWDWIVVYDVPYASKYKNLYQFRRIFLLVVGPIALVVLGLVYGILSKFIQPILHLTRASVAFADGGTLLPIKKRGRDEVGILTDAFIDMRTSISEKIEYIARQNEELRIEMLERQRAEEAIRNSERNLEITLNSIGDAVIATDGKSNITRMNPIAENLTQWPQHEALNKPLSEVLHLIDAETRTACPDPVQQIINSGKTVSLQEHTLLISRKGDECRIADSGAPIRNSDGDIVGAVLVFRDVTEEYMLQRRLIQAQKMEAIGTLTGGIAHDFNNIISGVIGPLSMIENRVGKERPENWERFETYFDMIKKNSYRAADMIRQLLMLSHEQDMFFSDTDIIEALRHVIQIAEGSFDKSVVIEAELPEKICRINGNATQIEQVFLNIMINAAHSMTIMRADERDWGGTLHINCQLVSIRQSANDSELHLAEGDYWVVRISDTGVGMKPSMQARIFDPFFSTKDKGSGTGLGLSMAYNLVKQHGGSISVYSEVKTGSCFSIYLPVSNKDTVIQHEKNVTDALTAGSGLVLVVDDEESLRMVAQEMLHDCGYETIEANNGRDALTLFKERKEDIRCVLLDMLMPGISGQETYMQMKAIDPDVNVILTSGFRQDQRAQATMEAGAKAFLQKPYSISQLAEVIHALCG